Proteins encoded within one genomic window of Fragaria vesca subsp. vesca linkage group LG1, FraVesHawaii_1.0, whole genome shotgun sequence:
- the LOC101294882 gene encoding heat shock factor protein HSF24-like: MAQRSVPAPFLMKTFQLVDDPASDDVISWNESGTAFVVWKTVDFARDMLPNYFKHNNFSSFVRQLNTYGFRKTVPDKWEFANDNFRRGEKELLSEIRRRKAVTSSPAQATAVEKSGGDTGSNSGEDLASTSTSSPDSKNPGSVETAVAVGHTADLSDENEKLKKDNETLSSELAQTKKQCDELVAFLMEYMKVGPDQINKIMRQGSFGSSCDGDDHERGTGENDNDEKVVAGEEEGLKLFGVWVKGKENEEKKKRREEKSGGGGGGPQAKKIKMAEFHARPLRKSGKVCN, translated from the exons ATGGCGCAAAGGTCAGTTCCGGCGCCGTTTCTGATGAAGACGTTCCAGTTGGTGGATGATCCGGCCAGCGACGACGTGATCTCTTGGAATGAAAGTGGGACGGCGTTTGTGGTCTGGAAGACGGTGGATTTCGCCCGGGATATGCTGCCTAATTACTTCAAGCACAACAACTTCTCAAGCTTCGTTCGCCAGCTTAACACCTAT GGCTTCCGAAAGACCGTGCCGGACAAATGGGAGTTCGCGAACGATAACTTCCGGCGAGGCGAGAAGGAGCTTCTCTCCGAGATTCGACGCCGCAAAGCGGTGACGTCATCTCCGGCACAAGCCACAGCCGTGGAAAAATCCGGCGGAGACACCGGTTCCAACTCGGGAGAGGATTTGGCGTCAACTTCCACGTCGTCCCCGGACTCGAAGAATCCGGGGTCGGTGGAGACGGCGGTGGCGGTGGGACATACGGCGGATTTGTCGGACGAGAATGAGAAGCTGAAGAAAGACAACGAGACGCTGAGCTCGGAGCTCGCACAAACGAAGAAGCAGTGTGATGAGCTTGTGGCGTTTCTGATGGAGTACATGAAGGTCGGGCCCGATCAGATCAATAAGATAATGCGGCAAGGAAGCTTTGGGTCCAGCTGTGATGGTGATGATCATGAACGTGGTACCGGTGAGAATGATAATGACGAAAAAGTTGTGGCGGGAGAAGAAGAGGGTTTGAAACTGTTTGGTGTTTGGGTGAAGGGGAAGGAGAACGAGGAGAAGAAGAAGAGGCGGGAGGAGAAGTCGGGTGGTGGCGGTGGTGGGCCGCAAGCGAAGAAGATTAAGATGGCGGAGTTTCACGCGCGGCCGCTTAGGAAGAGCGGGAAGGTGTGCAACTAA
- the LOC101292063 gene encoding F-box protein CPR30-like gives MSTALGVVTFEDLPQDIKFDIFARLPAVKLLLRLRRVCKSWHTLISSPSFIGAYHKRNVLMPSSSEYLFIGSAENKKCFSLFSAETYDKCLDLELPTHGVGLDFGVAGSCHGLVCISTRSYSPTSEAPIYLWNPSIRKLRRLPEGIIGLSRPIYVAFGFQPGENDYKVVRIVREEESTSDVYQVEVYSLRLNSWRRVNSAIQFSNFFAVSMSPEGGVYCNGVIYKVVIEEPTYPICLPPKPMTVCARNCILAFDTSTEVFRKIELPNELVHRDPNCGSLLHMQGLDNALCVSRFYSRSSLSADIWVLGKDDTWKVHHTIHLPSKAFIASPLGFTANGGVHLIRREEEGDKRYLVLYDTKCCPLKEIETTHIGNYVVAYTESLLLLN, from the coding sequence ATGTCTACTGCTCTGGGAGTTGTAACGTTTGAAGACCTACCCCAAGATATAAAGTTCGACATCTTTGCCAGACTACCTGCTGTGAAACTTTTATTGAGGTTAAGACGCGTCTGCAAATCTTGGCATACTTTGATTAGCAGCCCTAGTTTTATAGGCGCCTATCACAAGAGAAACGTATTGATGCCAAGTAGTAGTGAGTATTTATTTATCGGCTCTGCCGAGAACAAGAAGTGCTTCTCACTCTTTTCTGCCGAGACATATGACAAGTGCTTGGATTTAGAGCTTCCTACTCACGGTGTTGGTTTAGACTTCGGCGTTGCGGGTTCTTGCCATGGACTGGTTTGCATCTCTACTCGTTCCTATTCGCCAACTAGTGAGGCTCCCATATATCTATGGAATCCATCAATCAGAAAATTAAGGAGACTTCCGGAAGGCATCATCGGTCTTAGCCGCCCTATTTATGTTGCATTCGGCTTCCAGCCTGGAGAAAACGACTACAAAGTTGTGAGAATTGTAAGAGAGGAAGAAAGTACTAGTGATGTTTACCAAGTCGAGGTCTATAGCCTTAGATTAAATTCCTGGAGAAGAGTTAACAGCGCAATTCAATTCTCAAACTTCTTTGCCGTGTCGATGTCGCCGGAAGGAGGCGTATACTGCAATGGAGTTATCTATAAGGTTGTAATAGAGGAACCTACTTACCCGATCTGCTTGCCTCCAAAACCCATGACAGTTTGTGCCCGTAATTGCATCCTTGCTTTTGATACCAGCACTGAGGTTTTCCGAAAAATCGAACTTCCTAATGAATTGGTACATCGAGATCCAAATTGTGGTTCACTACTTCATATGCAGGGGCTTGATAACGCACTTTGTGTGTCTCGCTTTTATTCACGGTCGTCTCTCTCCGCTGACATATGGGTTCTGGGAAAAGATGATACTTGGAAAGTACATCACACTATTCATCTGCCATCTAAGGCTTTCATAGCTTCGCCTTTGGGTTTTACAGCAAATGGTGGAGTTCATCTTATAAGAAGAGAGGAAGAGGGAGATAAAAGATATTTGGTTTTGTATGATACTAAATGCTGTCCTCTGAAGGAGATCGAAACAACTCATATAGGCAATTACGTGGTTGCCTACACAGAGAGTTTACTTTTACTCAATTGA
- the LOC101295453 gene encoding caltractin-like, giving the protein MATLYRGPSRKEKPRAGRHHGLNQQKRQEIKEAFELFDTDGSGTIDAKELNVAMRALGFEMTEEQINQMIADVDKDGSGAIDFDEFAHMMTAKIGERDTKEELMKAFHILDQDNNGKISTADIKKIAKELGETFTDREIQEMVEEADRDRDGEVSADEFIRMMKRTTYGY; this is encoded by the exons ATG GCGACCCTATACAGAGGGCCTTCTAGGAAAGAGAAACCTCGGGCAGGGAGGCATCATGGGTTGAATCAGCAAAAGAGGCAAGAAATTAAGGAAGCTTTCGAGTTGTTCGACACTGATGGCTCAG GCACTATTGATGCCAAAGAGTTGAATGTTGCCATGAG GGCTCTTGGATTCGAGATGACAGAAGAG CAAATTAACCAAATGATTGCAGATGTTGATAAGGATGGAAGTGGAGCCATTGACTTTGATGAGTTTGCTCACATGATGACAGCCAAAATTGGGGAACGGGACACAAAGGAGGAACTCATGAAAGCATTCCATATCCTTGACCAAGATAACAAT GGCAAGATATCTACTGCAGACATTAAGAAGATTGCGAAGGAGCTGGGTGAGACTTTCACCGATAGAGAGATTCAAGAGATGGTTGAGGAAGCAGACCGAGACC GTGATGGAGAAGTTAGTGCTGATGAGTTCATCAGGATGATGAAGAGAACAACATATGGCTATTAG